The Melopsittacus undulatus isolate bMelUnd1 chromosome 12, bMelUnd1.mat.Z, whole genome shotgun sequence genome has a segment encoding these proteins:
- the VPS37B gene encoding vacuolar protein sorting-associated protein 37B: MALDVRRLEALSLQELSALLDDEEQLQDMAREMEEAQNVQHSKDMTLASNRSLAEGNLLYQPKLESLKSNLTEKYRELQVLFEAYQIKKTKLDRQSSNASLETLLALLQTEGAKIEEDTENMAEKFLDGEIPLDSFIDEYQSKRKLAHLRRVKIEKLQEMVLKGQRLPQVQPQAQPRAPETTPAPQDSYTSDANTPSVVPRRIPPPPPSSVPAGRFPTPFTAAMSSGPALSYPGAPYPPLPPRPGVQSASQMPQPGYPSQFVPQYPPALPQRPPRLPPHPGFILQ; the protein is encoded by the exons ATGGCGCTGGACGTGCGGCGCCTGGAGGCGCTGAGCCTGCAGGAGCTCAGTGCGCTGCTGGACGACgaggagcagctccaggacaTGGCCCGTGAGATGGAGGAG GCCCAAAATGTTCAACACAGCAAGGACATGACTCTTGCCAGCAACCGCAGTCTGGCAGAAGGCAACCTGTTGTACCAGCCAAAGTTGGAGTCCTTGAAATCAAACTTGACTGAAAAATACCGGGAGCTGCAAGTTCTTTTTGAAGCATACCAGATAAAGAAGACAAAACTAG ACAGACAATCCAGTAATGCTTCACTGGAGACACTGCTAGCGCTGCTTCAGACAGAGGGGGCAAAGATTGAGGAAGACACAGAG AATATGGCAGAAAAGTTCCTTGATGGTGAAATACCCCTGGATTCCTTCATTGATGAGTACCAGAGCAAGCGTAAACTGGCTCACCTGCGACGTGTGAAAATTGAGAAGCTCCAAGAAATGGTGCTCAAGGGACAGAGACTTCCACAGGTTCAGCCACAGGCTCAGCCCAGAGCACCCGAGACAACACCAGCACCTCAAGATTCCTACACTTCGGATGCAAACACTCCTTCAGTCGTGCCCCGACGAATACCACCCCCTCCACCTTCTTCAGTCCCAGCAGGACGCTTTCCTACTCCGTTTACTGCAGCCATGAGTTCAGGACCAGCTCTTTCTTATCCAGGTGCTCCGTATCCTCCTCTCCCACCTCGCCCAGGAGTTCAGTCTGCGAGTCAAATGCCACAGCCGGGATATCCATCTCAGTTTGTACCACAGTATCCTCCAGCTCTTCCCCAAAGACCACCTCGCCTTCCACCACACCCTGGCTTTATCCTCCAGTGA